The following proteins come from a genomic window of Macrobrachium nipponense isolate FS-2020 chromosome 32, ASM1510439v2, whole genome shotgun sequence:
- the LOC135207190 gene encoding neural-cadherin-like: MPSFLPLSFSVIYSPPLPHAVTDFSYIPAGTATVDVLVLDTNDSPPRFTKSFWKAEVEESVEPSIPNRTILNVTVLDDDETNNFYFEIPEAYEVASDMFIIEAIGDGIGAIRLAKPLDFEDPSQRLGFEFQIVVSDVGEVAAEAHTASAWVEIRIKDVNDNAPVFKEDSIEVNVSEKMIIGSAISTFVATDVDNEGRGKISYTIDPKSDKMGHFSVSSEGTVKLRRPLDRETIPRHLILIKASDEGIPQKTSTANLTVNVLDENDNAPRFSRAYFPILPENQPSRKLIEVSAVDDDDATRGNGPPFHFALDISSSTAEIQALFSVEHNATGDNGQGAAVVSSLGSFDREMRKEYHLPIVIVDSGHPPMTGTSTLVITIGDENDNLMRPGEKRVSVYTHKSISQETQIGRIYVHDPDDWDLVDKTFNWSGKPHPNFILDEDSGMITMLAATRSGEYLLEFLVQDHKHSQNNVKANVTVSVIYIPERVVQQAASLRIANITDEFFIQTWYNPANDSVPSKADLFRREISEMVNTDADNVHIFSLKLSKSRPPVTDVRFTVFDGHYFEAGLLSALVMEQKNDIETKLGISIIMIGINECLDESVPCDGSCTSNLVISDEPYLVDANRTSVVSVNVNVIPECACQAIDFSIANVKKQTACRPKPCKNRGKCIREKDGTHCVCPKGLQGPRCQMLTMTFEGNGYSWFPSLATCDKNHISVEFVTVRKHGLIFYNDALTFSREKGHFTSDFILLEIENGQLRFLTDYGSGTIQLRVNGTGNLADGRWHRVDLFLETRSISVEVDHCMTAIVQEPHEQLKGMFDTSSCRAESQVPPYSRYLNLNGPLQVGGIRHYSFQRNPKNTFTPSVQPFSGCIRNLMLNGHFYDFSQPLLHNNTSWKCKPFEEICRGNKGTESNDSFESCSHGTCEGSFHHPVCVCDPGWTGTTCSERTVPAYFGNVSYVKYALSFKPNTYSMNIQLRFRTWELAGVLLHVANQYNQEFGTLQIEDSRLLFRFNTNSHSKEEQIVQLSHVNVSDGEWHLAAVARIGVIVILSLDEGDGNWYNESYRSDSSHLLIDVDLQEGVVVGGKVRYSGVDHLTVDEDYRQGLLYFSKR, encoded by the exons ATGCCGTCATTTCTTCCCCTCTCCTTCTCTGTCATTTACAGCCCCCCGCTTCCTCATGCAGTCACAGACTTCTCCTACATCCCTGCAGGCACAGCCACAGTTGACGTCCTCGTGCTAGACACTAACGACTCCCCACCGCGATTCACCAAATCCTTCTGGAAGGCCGAAGTGGAGGAATCGGTGGAGCCCTCCATCCCCAACAGAACCATCCTCAATGTCACCGTTCTAGACGACGATGAGACGAACAACTTTTATTTCGAGATCCCAGAAGCTTACGAAGTGGCGTCAGATATGTTTATCATAGAGGCAATTGGTGATGGGATCGGGGCTATCAGACTGGCTAAACCTTTGGATTTCGAGGACCCTTCACAAAGGTTAGGCTTTGAGTTTCAGATCGTCGTGTCGGATGTTGGAGAGGTCGCAGCAGAAGCTCATACCGCTTCTGCTTGGgtggaaataagaataaaggaTGTGAATGATAATGCCCCAGTTTTTAAGGAAGATTCAATAGAAGTAAACGTCTCCGAAAAAATGATCATCGGTTCGGCCATAAGTACGTTTGTCGCCACTGATGTGGATAATGAGGGAAGGGGCAAGATTTCTTATACGATAGATCCAAAATCAGACAAGATGGGACATTTTTCAGTTAGCAGTGAGGGCACTGTGAAACTCCGACGTCCATTAGACAGAGAGACTATTCCTCGACATCTTATACTTATCAAGGCCTCAGATGAAGGCATCCCCCAAAAGACCAGTACTGCAAACTTGACTGTCAATGTTCTGGATGAAAATGACAATGCACCAAGGTTCAGTAGAGCGTATTTTCCAATTTTACCAGAAAATCAACCGTCAAGAAAATTGATTGAGGTTTCTGCAGTAGACGATGATGATGCCACCAGAGGCAATGGACCCCCCTTCCACTTTGCATTAGATATATCATCATCCACTGCTGAAATCCAGGCTCTATTTTCAGTGGAGCACAATGCCACAGGGGATAATGGTCAGGGAGCGGCAGTAGTGTCTTCACTTGGAAGTTTTGACAGAGAGATGCGCAAGGAATACCACCTGCCAATTGTTATAGTAGACTCAGGGCATCCACCTATGACTGGCACTTCTACTCTCGTCATAACCATAGGAGATGAAAACGACAATCTAATGAGACCAGGAGAGAAACGTGTCTCGGTCTATACTCATAAGAGCATATCCCAGGAAACACAAATTGGGCGTATCTATGTGCATGATCCTGATGACTGGGACTTGGTAGACAAAACCTTTAATTGGAGTGGTAAACCACATCCTAATTTTATCTTAGATGAAGATTCTGGTATGATCACCATGCTTGCTGCTACAAGAAGTGGAGAATATTTGCTGGAGTTTCTTGTGCAAGACCACAAACATTCACAGAACAATGTCAAAGCTAATGTCACTGTAAGTGTCATTTACATTCCCGAGAGAGTTGTCCAACAAGCAGCTTCTCTGAGGATTGCTAACATAACAGATGAATTCTTTATTCAGACCTGGTATAATCCTGCAAATGATTCTGTGCCAAGTAAGGCTGATTTGTTTAGAAGAGAAATTTCAGAAATGGTAAACACAGACGCAGATAATGTCCACATCTTTAGTCTCAAACTTAGCAAAAGTAGACCACCAGTGACAGATGTTCGGTTTACTGTCTTTGATGGCCACTACTTTGAGGCAGGACTGTTAAGTGCTCTCGTAATGGAGCAAAAAAATGACATTGAAACAAAGCTAGGCATAAGCATCATAATGATTGGAATAAATGAATGCCTTGATGAAAGTGTGCCTTGTGACGGGTCTTGCACGAGCAATCTTGTCATTTCTGATGAGCCTTACTTAGTAGATGCTAATAGGACCTCAGTTGTTAGTGTTAATGTTAATGTGATCCCTGAATGTGCCTGTCAAGCGATTGATTTTTCCATAGCAAATGTCAAAAAACAAACAGCGTGTCGTCCTAAACCCTGTAAAAACCGTGGGAAATGCATCAGAGAAAAAGATGGGACTCACTGTGTGTGCCCTAAAGGACTTCAAGGTCCAAGGTGCCAGATGTTAACAATGACGTTTGAAGGCAATGGCTACAGCTGGTTCCCAAGTCTGGCAACATGTGACAAGAACCACATAAGTGTAGAGTTTGTGACCGTGCGTAAACATGGACTCATATTCTACAATGATGCCTTAACTTTTTCTCGGGAGAAGGGGCATTTCACCTCCGACTTCATATTGCTTGAGATTGAAAATGGACAGTTGAGGTTCTTGACTGACTATGGCTCTGGCACAATTCAGCTGAGGGTTAATGGAACGGGAAATCTGGCAGATGGGCGATGGCACAGAGTTGATTTGTTTTTGGAAACAAGG AGTATAAGTGTAGAAGTGGATCACTGCATGACTGCAATTGTTCAAGAACCACACGAGCAGCTGAAAGGTATGTTTGATACATCAAGTTGCCGCGCAGAAAGTCAGGTTCCTCCTTACAGTAGATACCTGAATCTGAATGGCCCGCTGCAAGTTGGGGGAATTCGGCATTATTCCTTTCAGAGAAATCCCAAGAATACATTCACTCCAAGTGTACAGCCTTTCTCTGGCTGCATCAGGAACCTGATGCTGAACGGGCACTTTTATGACTTCTCACAGCCTCTTCTCCACAACAACACTTCTTGGAAATGTAAACCGTTCGAGGAGATATGCAGGGGAAACAAAGGCACCGAGTCTAATGACTCCTTCGAGTCATGTTCCCACGGGACCTGTGAAGGCTCCTTCCATCATCCAGTCTGTGTGTGCGATCCTGGTTGGACAGGAACAACCTGCAGTGAGCGTACAGTCCCTGCTTATTTTGGCAATGTCTCTTATGTGAAATACGCACTTTCCTTCAAACCAAACACTTATAGCATGAATATCCAACTGCGATTCCGAACGTGGGAGTTAGCAGGAGTACTACTGCATGTAGCTAATCAGTACAATCAAGAATTCGGCACTCTCCAGATTGAAGACAGTCGTCTTCTCTTCCGTTTCAACACAAACAGTCATTCGAAAGAAGAGCAAATTGTTCAACTGTCTCATGTGAATGTGAGTGATGGTGAATGGCATTTAGCAGCCGTTGCACGCATTGGAGTCATTGTCATCCTTTCTCTGGACGAAGGTGATGGAAACTGGTATAATGAATCCTACAGGAGTGACTCAAGTCACTTGCTGATAGATGTCGATCTCCAGGAAGGCGTCGTTGTTGGAGGGAAGGTTCGTTACTCTGGAGTAGATCATTTAACCGTTGATGAAGATTATAGACAAGGTTTGTTATACTTTAGTAAGAGGTGA